The Equus quagga isolate Etosha38 chromosome 10, UCLA_HA_Equagga_1.0, whole genome shotgun sequence genome includes a region encoding these proteins:
- the LAGE3 gene encoding EKC/KEOPS complex subunit LAGE3 translates to MQAADAGAGGGAGGADCRDGQDGQDGQGLRGGGGAAASAAGGAPRVTRVQHASGPGVDAASTARRLESRLHMFALSVPFPSSLEAEIAHGSLAPDAEPHRGAVWKELSVIGSVLAVRWRAEDSRLLRISIINFLDQLSLVVRTMQRFGPPVSR, encoded by the exons ATGCAGGCAGCAGACGCAGGCGCaggcggcggggcgggcggcgcCGACTGCCGGGACGGCCAGGACGGCCAGGACGGCCAGGGCCTCCGGGGCGGTGGGGGCGCGGCGGCATCTGCAGCCGGCGGAGCTCCGCGCGTCACGCGAGTACAGCACGCCTCAGGGCCGGGGGTAGACGCCGCGTCCACAGCCAGAAGGCTGGAAAGCCGACTACACATGTT CGCCCTCAGCGTGCCTTTCCCGTCCTCCTTAGAGGCGGAGATCGCCCATGGGTCCCTGGCCCCAGATGCGGAACCCCACCGAGGGGCGGTTTGGAAGGAGCTCTCAGTGATTGGCAGCGTCCTGGCGGT CCGCTGGAGAGCTGAAGATTCTCGCCTCCTCCGAATTTCCATCATCAACTTTCTTGACCAGCTTTCCCTGGTGGTGCGGACCATGCAGCGCTTTGGGCCCCCTGTTTCCCGCTAA